A section of the Chelmon rostratus isolate fCheRos1 chromosome 16, fCheRos1.pri, whole genome shotgun sequence genome encodes:
- the pkib gene encoding cAMP-dependent protein kinase inhibitor beta has translation MTEVEPVLDFASSGRSGRRNALPDILGSPAGVNPGDLPLKLAELSLKDGPGGAQSPTAEEPPALPESSEGKEGS, from the exons ATGACGGAAGTAGAGCCAGTGTTGGACTTTGCCTCCTCCGGGCGCTCAGGGAGAAGAAACGCCCTGCCTGACATCCTGGGCTCTCCGGCAGGTGTAAACCCTGGTGACCTGCCTCTTAAGCTGGCAGAGCTGTCCCTCAAAG ATGGTCCGGGAGGGGCCCAGTCACCTACGGCGGAGGAGCCTCCAGCACTGCCGGAGAGCTCAGAGGGGAAAGAGGGATCGTAG